In a genomic window of Echeneis naucrates chromosome 4, fEcheNa1.1, whole genome shotgun sequence:
- the LOC115041812 gene encoding G-protein-signaling modulator 2-like isoform X2 yields MESSCLDLALEGERLCKAGDYRTGVSFFESAIQVGTEDLQILSAIYSQLGNAYFHLQEYNKALEYHRHDLTLTRTIGDEVGEAKASGNLGNTLKLLGRYDEAVVCCQRHLEITRAIYDKVGQARALYNFGNVYHAKGKSICWTGADPGEFPEEARVALRKAAQYYEANLSLVQVLGDRAAQGRTFGNLGNTYYLLGEFEMAVAAHEKRLLIAKEFGDRSAERRAHCNLGNANIFLNQFEVAADHYKRTLQLARLLKDRAVEAQACYSLGNTYTLLQEYARAIDYHVKHLEIARELNDRVGEGRAYWSLGNAHTALGNHQQAMYFAEKHLEIAKETGDKSSEDTARMNLSDLRLVVGLKSNSNIHPSIFRNTNINSPLLPLSYQHYPKLSGVKSPLRRKGSTENLQLKPTSGTNQPRESPAPSDWEEDVFPGSSKNHTIKASSKLFLFHRLRNKKPKNNKPSPQEQQKICPRTIVTKLDTSVSVKGNRIDDQRCSLLDDQSPLPAHSSPSHTPPVAERKSISECETPLQDPGHFLELLASSQARRLDDQRVSMSHFPGLRLSTSSLPRTPSTSSIDQVPQEAPISNTDMPHTHSLYSHLEASAEQTEGDDVFFDMLVKCQGSRLNDQRCTAPPCTTKGPTVPDEDFFSLILRSQSNRMEEQRVLPPGITQSKPD; encoded by the exons ATGGAGTCGTCATGTCTGGACCTGGCTCTGGAAGGTGAGCGGCTCTGCAAGGCTGGGGACTATCGTACGGGTGTGTCCTTCTTTGAGTCTGCCATTCAGGTTGGAACAGAGGACCTTCAAATTCTCAGTGCCATCTACAGCCAGCTGGGAAATGCTTACTTTCACCTACAGGAGTATAATAAAGCCCTGGAGTACCATCGGCATGATCTCACACTTACGAG AACAATTGGAGATGAAGTTGGTGAGGCCAAAGCCAGCGGCAACCTTGGGAACACATTAAAGCTTTTAGGACGGTATGATGAAGCAGTGGTTTGTTGCCAAAGACATTTGGAAATCACGAGAGCCATATATGATAAG GTTGGGCAGGCTCGAGCACTGTATAATTTCGGGAACGTTTACCACGCCAAGGGCAAGAGCATCTGCTGGACTGGAGCAGATCCAGGAGAGTTCCCAGAGGAGGCTAGGGTAGCCCTGAGGAAAGCTGCACAGTACTATGA AGCAAACCTGTCCCTGGTGCAGGTTTTGGGCGATCGAGCAGCTCAAGGTCGCACCTTTGGGAATCTAGGTAATACTTATTATCTGCTGGGCGAATTTGAAATGGCAGTAGCTGCACATGAAAAG AGGTTACTGATTGCTAAGGAGTTTGGGGATAGGTCTGCTGAGAGGAGGGCCCATTGTAACCTTGGCAATGCTAACATATTCCTCAACCAATTTGAAGTGGCAGCTGATCATTACAA GAGAACTCTGCAGCTGGCCAGGCTTTTGAAGGACAGAGCAGTGGAGGCCCAGGCCTGTTACAGTCTGGGCAACACCTACACACTACTGCAAGAATATGCAAGAGCCATTGATTACCATGTTAAACATCTGGAAATTGCTCGGGAACTTAATGACAG GGTTGGTGAAGGAAGGGCTTACTGGAGTCTAGGAAATGCCCACACTGCCCTGGGGAATCACCAGCAAGCCATGTACTTTGCTGAGAAACATCTGGAAATTGCCAAAGAG ACTGGAGACAAAAGCAGTGAGGACACCGCCAGGATGAATTTGTCAGACCTGCGGCTGGTTGTAGGCCTGAAGTCCAACTCCAACATCCATCCCAGCATCTTCCGCAATACAAATATCAACAGCCCCCTTCTGCCCCTAAGCTACCAGCATTACCCAAAGCTTTCAG gAGTGAAATCTCCACTGAGGAGGAAAGGCAGTACAGAGAATTTGCAGCTGAAACCAACTTCAGGCACAAACCAACCTAGAGAGTCGCCAGCTCCTTCA GACTGGGAGGAGGATGTATTCCCTGGGTCTTCGAAAAATCACACGATCAAAGCTTCCTCTAAGCTTTTCCTCTTCCATCGTTTGAGAAACAAGAAGCCTAAGAACAACAAACCCTCTCCTCAAGAGCAACAAAAAATTTGCCCCAGGACCATAGTCACAAAGCTGGATACATCAGTGTCTGTGAAG GGCAACAGAATAGACGACCAAAGGTGCTCTCTACTTGATGACCAGAGCCCTCTCCCTGCCCAttcctctccctcccacacCCCACCTGTAGCTGAAAGGAAAT CTATTTCAGAGTGCGAAACACCATTGCAGGATCCTGGTCATTTCCTGGAGCTGCTGGCCAGCTCCCAGGCCCGTCGTCTGGACGACCAACGAGTCAGCATGAGCCATTTTCCTGGCTTGCGTCTCAGCACCTCCAGCCTGCCTCGTAcaccctccacctccagcaTAGACCAAGTCCCTCAAGAAG CCCCCATCTCCAATACAGATatgcctcacacacactccctgtaCAGTCACCTCGAGGCAAGCGCTGAGCAGACTGAGGGGGACGACGTCTTCTTTGACATGTTAGTTAAGTGCCag GGCTCCAGGTTAAACGACCAGAGGTGCACAGCGCCACCCTGTACAACTAAGGGACCGACTGTACCAGATGAAGATTTTTTCAGTCTCATCCTTCGTTCCCAGTCTAACAGGATGGAGGAGCAGCGAGTGCTGCCCCCTGGCATTACCCAATCCAAACCAGACTGA
- the LOC115041812 gene encoding G-protein-signaling modulator 2-like isoform X1 encodes MESSCLDLALEGERLCKAGDYRTGVSFFESAIQVGTEDLQILSAIYSQLGNAYFHLQEYNKALEYHRHDLTLTRTIGDEVGEAKASGNLGNTLKLLGRYDEAVVCCQRHLEITRAIYDKVGQARALYNFGNVYHAKGKSICWTGADPGEFPEEARVALRKAAQYYEANLSLVQVLGDRAAQGRTFGNLGNTYYLLGEFEMAVAAHEKRLLIAKEFGDRSAERRAHCNLGNANIFLNQFEVAADHYKRTLQLARLLKDRAVEAQACYSLGNTYTLLQEYARAIDYHVKHLEIARELNDRVGEGRAYWSLGNAHTALGNHQQAMYFAEKHLEIAKETGDKSSEDTARMNLSDLRLVVGLKSNSNIHPSIFRNTNINSPLLPLSYQHYPKLSGVKSPLRRKGSTENLQLKPTSGTNQPRESPAPSDWEEDVFPGSSKNHTIKASSKLFLFHRLRNKKPKNNKPSPQEQQKICPRTIVTKLDTSVSVKPGSLDTIGEDGFFDLLSRFQGNRIDDQRCSLLDDQSPLPAHSSPSHTPPVAERKSISECETPLQDPGHFLELLASSQARRLDDQRVSMSHFPGLRLSTSSLPRTPSTSSIDQVPQEAPISNTDMPHTHSLYSHLEASAEQTEGDDVFFDMLVKCQGSRLNDQRCTAPPCTTKGPTVPDEDFFSLILRSQSNRMEEQRVLPPGITQSKPD; translated from the exons ATGGAGTCGTCATGTCTGGACCTGGCTCTGGAAGGTGAGCGGCTCTGCAAGGCTGGGGACTATCGTACGGGTGTGTCCTTCTTTGAGTCTGCCATTCAGGTTGGAACAGAGGACCTTCAAATTCTCAGTGCCATCTACAGCCAGCTGGGAAATGCTTACTTTCACCTACAGGAGTATAATAAAGCCCTGGAGTACCATCGGCATGATCTCACACTTACGAG AACAATTGGAGATGAAGTTGGTGAGGCCAAAGCCAGCGGCAACCTTGGGAACACATTAAAGCTTTTAGGACGGTATGATGAAGCAGTGGTTTGTTGCCAAAGACATTTGGAAATCACGAGAGCCATATATGATAAG GTTGGGCAGGCTCGAGCACTGTATAATTTCGGGAACGTTTACCACGCCAAGGGCAAGAGCATCTGCTGGACTGGAGCAGATCCAGGAGAGTTCCCAGAGGAGGCTAGGGTAGCCCTGAGGAAAGCTGCACAGTACTATGA AGCAAACCTGTCCCTGGTGCAGGTTTTGGGCGATCGAGCAGCTCAAGGTCGCACCTTTGGGAATCTAGGTAATACTTATTATCTGCTGGGCGAATTTGAAATGGCAGTAGCTGCACATGAAAAG AGGTTACTGATTGCTAAGGAGTTTGGGGATAGGTCTGCTGAGAGGAGGGCCCATTGTAACCTTGGCAATGCTAACATATTCCTCAACCAATTTGAAGTGGCAGCTGATCATTACAA GAGAACTCTGCAGCTGGCCAGGCTTTTGAAGGACAGAGCAGTGGAGGCCCAGGCCTGTTACAGTCTGGGCAACACCTACACACTACTGCAAGAATATGCAAGAGCCATTGATTACCATGTTAAACATCTGGAAATTGCTCGGGAACTTAATGACAG GGTTGGTGAAGGAAGGGCTTACTGGAGTCTAGGAAATGCCCACACTGCCCTGGGGAATCACCAGCAAGCCATGTACTTTGCTGAGAAACATCTGGAAATTGCCAAAGAG ACTGGAGACAAAAGCAGTGAGGACACCGCCAGGATGAATTTGTCAGACCTGCGGCTGGTTGTAGGCCTGAAGTCCAACTCCAACATCCATCCCAGCATCTTCCGCAATACAAATATCAACAGCCCCCTTCTGCCCCTAAGCTACCAGCATTACCCAAAGCTTTCAG gAGTGAAATCTCCACTGAGGAGGAAAGGCAGTACAGAGAATTTGCAGCTGAAACCAACTTCAGGCACAAACCAACCTAGAGAGTCGCCAGCTCCTTCA GACTGGGAGGAGGATGTATTCCCTGGGTCTTCGAAAAATCACACGATCAAAGCTTCCTCTAAGCTTTTCCTCTTCCATCGTTTGAGAAACAAGAAGCCTAAGAACAACAAACCCTCTCCTCAAGAGCAACAAAAAATTTGCCCCAGGACCATAGTCACAAAGCTGGATACATCAGTGTCTGTGAAG ccagGATCACTGGACACGATTGGAGAGGATGGCTTTTTTGACCTCCTCTCTCGTTTCCAGGGCAACAGAATAGACGACCAAAGGTGCTCTCTACTTGATGACCAGAGCCCTCTCCCTGCCCAttcctctccctcccacacCCCACCTGTAGCTGAAAGGAAAT CTATTTCAGAGTGCGAAACACCATTGCAGGATCCTGGTCATTTCCTGGAGCTGCTGGCCAGCTCCCAGGCCCGTCGTCTGGACGACCAACGAGTCAGCATGAGCCATTTTCCTGGCTTGCGTCTCAGCACCTCCAGCCTGCCTCGTAcaccctccacctccagcaTAGACCAAGTCCCTCAAGAAG CCCCCATCTCCAATACAGATatgcctcacacacactccctgtaCAGTCACCTCGAGGCAAGCGCTGAGCAGACTGAGGGGGACGACGTCTTCTTTGACATGTTAGTTAAGTGCCag GGCTCCAGGTTAAACGACCAGAGGTGCACAGCGCCACCCTGTACAACTAAGGGACCGACTGTACCAGATGAAGATTTTTTCAGTCTCATCCTTCGTTCCCAGTCTAACAGGATGGAGGAGCAGCGAGTGCTGCCCCCTGGCATTACCCAATCCAAACCAGACTGA
- the dnai3 gene encoding dynein axonemal intermediate chain 3 codes for MVLTLATQELFGCCADKDVTEKSPYKLLKKDDIIQDIKTRAAVSDFSPVKQIVLDYPEDEILLVFDRDFTYGQSFYLIVTPEAKEKILRPPEPPETPGVFELDVNKTPEPKQWISLGSELEIEEESVKESREKLCYKFSRVRSMFRRSVSFSDRNTTDAKDGYLECSSYQDNRFSIKQMFRDYGIQAVPRLQTSSAQTQWTSQRNNFAQYKPRELRVEEIESILQDESLKIFLNTVTPRVLKALQQEEIMNVFIDDWKALGTGPEAGDWSGKASEGLMLYQAFADQTYTKDKRISSISWHPTIYGTMAVALTKKKEGGQMNESTRFDVEPAFIVFYCFSDPTNPQLLLECPDDIFAFEFCPSDPNIIVGGCMTGQVVLWDISAHVKHIQGTQSSGKKSSVNTDTFDLDDNKENKAPVVRFCAVSALENSHKAQITDVHWLPPTFEVTRSGLPVENKCNISVQLVTCSPDCNIMFWDVRMPKQLNQSALDKNMDKKAQMTSYSVPDTFKHLDRTWKPLFRVTLPKMKSSGEYIPLKFSFEPFTCNANTDRNTGEADENDDSSEFIPDYSQLRVPSAKTLTILQDVNTKFYIGTEDGEIVYTDWKLEKDDSGRLCSNKPLHSLNIHKWMVNTVQRSPFFKDIVLTIGGNYFAIWKEGVMEGPITVSPSSELVCTAGCWSLSRPAVFFIGKEDGSIDVWNLLEKSNEPANTYAHITSTRITCMKPWRYSSKQHFLAVTDNSGMVRVLEIPKTLNIPSRNETLSMKKYSEQEEERLKDYLKREELWVKEKKEAEELKKKKVSDKSFRSLEEETELRLKMYNDFLTQKESILKGMGL; via the exons ATGGTCCTGACATTGGCAACCCAGGAGCTCTTTGGCTGCTGTGCTGATAAGGATGTGACGGAGAAGAGCCCTTACAAGCTGCTGAAAAAGGACGACATCATACAGGACATTAAGACAAGAGCCGCAGTGTCCGATTTCAGCCCTGTGAAGCAGATTGTGCTG GACTACCCAGAGGACGAGATTTTGTTAGTTTTTGACAGAGACTTCACTTACGGGCAAAGTTTCTACCTGATTGTGACACCAGAAGCTAAGGAGAAAATCCTAAGA CCCCCAGAGCCACCTGAGACACCAGGAGTTTTTGAGCTTGACGTAAATAAAACCCCGGAACCAAAGCAATGGATATCTCTTGGTAGTGAGCTGGAAATAGAAGAAGAGTCTGTCAAAGAGTCGAGAGAAAAG ctgtgttaCAAGTTCTCTAGAGTGCGGAGCATGTTTAGGAGATCAGTCTCTTTTTCTGACCGCAACACTACAGATGCCAAGGATGGTTACCTGGAGTGCTCTTCCTATCAGGACAATAGGTTCAGCATCAAGCAGATGTTTAGGGACTATGGGATTCAGGCTGTTCCACGACTGCAGACCAGCAGTGCTCAGACACAGTG GACATCTCAAAGGAATAACTTTGCCCAGTACAAGCCAAGAGAGTTACGTGTGGAAGAGATAGAGAGCATCCTCCAGGATGAGAGtctaaaaatttttttaaatacagtcaCTCCCAG GGTTTTAAAAGCACTTCAGCAGGAAGAGATCATGAATGTCTTCATTGATGATTGGAAAGCACTGGGGACAGGGCCTGAAGCTGGTGACTGGTCAGGGAAGGCTTCTGAAGGTTTGATGCTTTATCAGGCCTTTGCAGATCAGACGTACACTAAGGACAAGCGCATCAGCAGCATTAGCTGGCACCCAACTATCTATG gCACCATGGCTGTGgctttgacaaagaaaaaagaggggggTCAGATGAATGAGTCGACTAGATTTGATGTCGAACCTGccttcattgtgttttattgcttCTCAGATCCCACTAATCCCCAG TTGCTGTTGGAGTGCCCAGATGACATTTTTGCCTTTGAGTTCTGCCCCTCTGATCCAAATATTATCGTTGGCGGGTGCATGACTGGCCAG GTTGTGTTATGGGATATTTCTGCCCACGTCAAGCACATACAGGGAACACAATCTAGTGGAAAAAAGTCTTCTGTCAACACTGACACATTC GACCTTGATGACAACAAAGAGAATAAGGCTCCTGTTGTGCGCTTCTGTGCAGTGTCTGCCTTAGAGAACAGTCACAAAGCACAAATTACTGATGTCCACTGGCTGCCACCAACTTTTGAG GTGACTAGGTCTGGCCTACCAGTGGAGAACAAGTGTAACATTTCTGTACAGCTTGTCACCTGTTCTCCTGATTG CAACATAATGTTCTGGGATGTGAGAATGCCAAAACAACTGAACCAATCAGCATTAGACAAGAATATGGACAAGAAGGCCCAGATGACATCCTACAGTGTCCCTGATACTTTCAAGCACCTGGACCGTACATGGAAACCATTGTTTAGG GTTACGCTGCCGAAGATGAAAAGCAGTGGAGAATACATTCCTTTGAAGTTCAGCTTCGAACCCTTCACCTGTAATGCTAATACAGATAGGAACACAG GTGAagctgatgaaaatgatgacaGCTCTGAGTTCATCCCAGATTACAGCCAGCTCAGAGTGCCCTCAGCCAAAACACTCACAATTCTGCAAGATGTCAACACCAAGTTCTATATTGGCACAGAG GATGGAGAGATTGTTTATACTGACTGGAAGCTGGAGAAGGATGACTCTGGACGGCTATGCA GCAACAAGCCCCTCCACAGTTTGAACATTCATAAATGGATGGTAAATACAGTACAGCGATCACCCTTCTTCAAAGACATTGTTTTGACAATAGGAGGCAATTACTTTGCGATCTGGAAGGAGGGAGTCATG GAGGGTCCCATCACAGTGTCACCAAGCTCTGAGCTGGTATGCACTGCTGGATGCTGGTCTCTGTCCCGACCAGCTGTCTTCTTCATTGGAAAAGAAGATGGCAGTATTGATGTGTGGAATCTGCTGGAAAAGAGCAACGAGCCTGCAAACACCTACGCACACATCACCAGCACTAGGATTACGTGTATGAAGCCCTGGAGATACTCCT CCAAGCAGCACTTTTTAGCTGTGACTGACAACTCTGGAATGGTTCGTGTTTTAGAAATCCCAAAGACACTCAACATTCCTTCAAGGAATGAG aCTTTGAGTATGAAGAAATACTCTGAACAAGAGGAAGAAAGGTTGAAGGATTATTTGAAAAGGGAGGAACTCtgggtgaaagagaaaaaagaggctgaggaactcaagaagaagaag GTGTCTGACAAGTCATTCAGATccctggaggaggagacagagttGAGATTGAAGATGTACAATGATTTCCTGACACAGAAGGAAAGCATCCTGAAGGGCATGGGACTGtaa
- the mcoln3b gene encoding mucolipin-3 isoform X1, whose protein sequence is MEDSSNFYDVYETTAPSPWNDQQHQCLEDLDNVECLRRKIKYYFMNPCEKYHARGRKPWKLVLQLIKIAIITIQLVSFGLSNQMVVTFKEENLMTFKHLFLKDYVDGGMDTYAVYRQEDVYDHIDYIIKQFGHLQNITVGNNAYEKNDGVYSPLSLCQEYYRNGSIYPGNETFEIDAIVETDCMKVYPMYKPSLRELLPHFEVYFKRMLSVKITFVLKSINLQTVRHRELPDCYDFTVIITFNNQAHSGRIKIDLENDVDINECRDWKVTGASKFTNLILQYINKSSVLIGFIVTDKRLVSALHIKSVCDVLFQVKSTSLFSAPRNIYLTVALDCLIILTCIISFTLCTRSMINGIQLQFEYTLYYKKHCSKDVSMSDKLEFVNGWYILIIVSDTLTIIGSIMKIEIQTKVLTSYDVCSIFLGTGTMFVWIGVLRYMGYFSKYNILIVTLRAAFPNVIRFIWCAGIIYLSYCFCGWIVLGPYHEKFRTLNTVSECLFSLINGDDMFPTFKNMKQKSSLVWIFSRVYLYTFVSLFIYMILSLFITIITDTYDTIKQQQQSGNPISELQKFLSVCQDLPNSGLYRLEKNNSCFFNCCIKRCRKHEERLTSEA, encoded by the exons ATGGAGGATTCCAGTAACTTTTATGATGTGTATGAAACGACTGCCCCCTCTCCCTGGAACGACCAACAGCATCAGTGTCTGGAAGATTTGGACAATGTGGAATGTCTCAGAAGGAAGATCAAATATTACTTTATGAACCCGTGTGAGAAGTATCATGCTCGTGGGCGAAAACCATGGAAActtgtgctgcagctcattaAAATTGCCATCATTACCATCCAG TTGGTGTCTTTTGGGCTCAGTAACCAAATGGTTGTCACATTCAAGGAGGAAAATCTGATGACATTTAAGCACCTTTTCCTGAAAGATTATGTTGACGGAGGCATGGACACGTATGCTGTATACAGACAGGAGGATGTTTATGATCACATCGATTACATCATTAAACAG TTTGGACATCTGCAAAACATCACAGTAGGCAATAATGCATATGAGAAAAATGATGGCGTCTACAGTCCACTGTCACTGTGTCAGGAATACTACAGGAATGGCAGCATTTACCCCGGAAATGAGACCTTTGAAATTGATGCCATTGTGGAAACTG ATTGCATGAAAGTTTATCCGATGTATAAACCATCTTTACGGGAACTGCTCCCACATTTTGAAGTGTATTTCAAAAG GATGCTCTCTGTCAAGATCACATTTGTTCTCAAGTCCATAAATTTACAGACAGTACGACATAGAGAGCTGCCTGATTGCTATGACTTCACTGTAATT ATCACTTTCAATAACCAAGCTCACAGCGGCAGGATAAAGATCGACCTGGAAAATGATGTAGACATCAATGAATGCAGAGACTGGAAAGTAACTGGAGCAAGTAAGTTTACCAACCTGATAttacaatatataaataaatcatctgtATTGATTGGATTCATCGTTACTGATAAAAGACTTGTTTCCGCGCTGCATATAAAATCAGTATGTGATGTTCtttttcaagtaaaatcaacttCCCTGTTCTCAGCTCCTAGAAACATATACCTTACTGTAGCGCTCGATTGCCTCATCATTTTAACGTGCATCATATCCTTCACACTCTGCACACGATCAATGATCAATGGGATACAGCTGCAGTTT GAATATACACTCTACTACAAAAAACACTGCAGTAAAGACGTCTCGATGTCAGACAAGTTGGAGTTTGTCAATGGTTGGTACATCCTGATCATTGTCAGTGACACACTGACCATCATTGGCTCCATTATGAAGATAGAGATCCAGACTAAG GTGCTCACAAGCTATGATGTTTGCAGCATTTTCCTTGGAACAGGCACCATGTTTGTCTGGATTGGTGTCCTCCGTTACATGGGCTATTTTTCAAAGTATAAT ATTCTCATCGTGACACTCAGGGCAGCTTTTCCAAATGTTATCCGTTTCATCTGGTGCGCTGGAATCATCTACCtgagttattgtttttgtggctgGATCGTCCTTGGCCCGTATCACGAAAAG TTCCGCACCTTAAACACAGTGTCAgagtgtttattttctctgatcAACGGAGACGACATGTTTCCCACCTTCAAGAACATGAAGCAGAAGAGCAGCCTGGTGTGGATTTTTAGCAGGGTTTACCTCTACACCTTTGTCTCACTCTTCATCTACATGATTCTTAGTCTCTTCATTACAATCATCACTGACACCTATGACACCATCAAG caacagcagcagagtgggAATCCTATATCAGAGCTGCAAAAATTCTTATCTGTGTGTCAAGATCTCCCAAACTCTGGGCTGTACAGACTTGAGAAAAACAATAGCTGCTTTTTCAACTGCTGTATCAAAAG GTGCAGGAAACATGAAGAGCGGCTGACTTCAGAGGCATAG
- the mcoln3b gene encoding mucolipin-3 isoform X2, translating into MEDSSNFYDVYETTAPSPWNDQQHQCLEDLDNVECLRRKIKYYFMNPCEKYHARGRKPWKLVLQLIKIAIITIQLVSFGLSNQMVVTFKEENLMTFKHLFLKDYVDGGMDTYAVYRQEDVYDHIDYIIKQFGHLQNITVGNNAYEKNDGVYSPLSLCQEYYRNGSIYPGNETFEIDAIVETDCMKVYPMYKPSLRELLPHFEVYFKRMLSVKITFVLKSINLQTVRHRELPDCYDFTVIITFNNQAHSGRIKIDLENDVDINECRDWKVTGATPRNIYLTVALDCLIILTCIISFTLCTRSMINGIQLQFEYTLYYKKHCSKDVSMSDKLEFVNGWYILIIVSDTLTIIGSIMKIEIQTKVLTSYDVCSIFLGTGTMFVWIGVLRYMGYFSKYNILIVTLRAAFPNVIRFIWCAGIIYLSYCFCGWIVLGPYHEKFRTLNTVSECLFSLINGDDMFPTFKNMKQKSSLVWIFSRVYLYTFVSLFIYMILSLFITIITDTYDTIKQQQQSGNPISELQKFLSVCQDLPNSGLYRLEKNNSCFFNCCIKRCRKHEERLTSEA; encoded by the exons ATGGAGGATTCCAGTAACTTTTATGATGTGTATGAAACGACTGCCCCCTCTCCCTGGAACGACCAACAGCATCAGTGTCTGGAAGATTTGGACAATGTGGAATGTCTCAGAAGGAAGATCAAATATTACTTTATGAACCCGTGTGAGAAGTATCATGCTCGTGGGCGAAAACCATGGAAActtgtgctgcagctcattaAAATTGCCATCATTACCATCCAG TTGGTGTCTTTTGGGCTCAGTAACCAAATGGTTGTCACATTCAAGGAGGAAAATCTGATGACATTTAAGCACCTTTTCCTGAAAGATTATGTTGACGGAGGCATGGACACGTATGCTGTATACAGACAGGAGGATGTTTATGATCACATCGATTACATCATTAAACAG TTTGGACATCTGCAAAACATCACAGTAGGCAATAATGCATATGAGAAAAATGATGGCGTCTACAGTCCACTGTCACTGTGTCAGGAATACTACAGGAATGGCAGCATTTACCCCGGAAATGAGACCTTTGAAATTGATGCCATTGTGGAAACTG ATTGCATGAAAGTTTATCCGATGTATAAACCATCTTTACGGGAACTGCTCCCACATTTTGAAGTGTATTTCAAAAG GATGCTCTCTGTCAAGATCACATTTGTTCTCAAGTCCATAAATTTACAGACAGTACGACATAGAGAGCTGCCTGATTGCTATGACTTCACTGTAATT ATCACTTTCAATAACCAAGCTCACAGCGGCAGGATAAAGATCGACCTGGAAAATGATGTAGACATCAATGAATGCAGAGACTGGAAAGTAACTGGAGCAA CTCCTAGAAACATATACCTTACTGTAGCGCTCGATTGCCTCATCATTTTAACGTGCATCATATCCTTCACACTCTGCACACGATCAATGATCAATGGGATACAGCTGCAGTTT GAATATACACTCTACTACAAAAAACACTGCAGTAAAGACGTCTCGATGTCAGACAAGTTGGAGTTTGTCAATGGTTGGTACATCCTGATCATTGTCAGTGACACACTGACCATCATTGGCTCCATTATGAAGATAGAGATCCAGACTAAG GTGCTCACAAGCTATGATGTTTGCAGCATTTTCCTTGGAACAGGCACCATGTTTGTCTGGATTGGTGTCCTCCGTTACATGGGCTATTTTTCAAAGTATAAT ATTCTCATCGTGACACTCAGGGCAGCTTTTCCAAATGTTATCCGTTTCATCTGGTGCGCTGGAATCATCTACCtgagttattgtttttgtggctgGATCGTCCTTGGCCCGTATCACGAAAAG TTCCGCACCTTAAACACAGTGTCAgagtgtttattttctctgatcAACGGAGACGACATGTTTCCCACCTTCAAGAACATGAAGCAGAAGAGCAGCCTGGTGTGGATTTTTAGCAGGGTTTACCTCTACACCTTTGTCTCACTCTTCATCTACATGATTCTTAGTCTCTTCATTACAATCATCACTGACACCTATGACACCATCAAG caacagcagcagagtgggAATCCTATATCAGAGCTGCAAAAATTCTTATCTGTGTGTCAAGATCTCCCAAACTCTGGGCTGTACAGACTTGAGAAAAACAATAGCTGCTTTTTCAACTGCTGTATCAAAAG GTGCAGGAAACATGAAGAGCGGCTGACTTCAGAGGCATAG